One genomic segment of Actinoplanes ianthinogenes includes these proteins:
- a CDS encoding lysophospholipid acyltransferase family protein, producing the protein MPLIYSIGKLTVGNALMVGWKPRIEGLEYIPKTGGAIFAGNHLSVADELFLGAAVPRHLAFWAKSDYFVGKGVKGFFSRKLMEGLGAIRVERAGGRAALTAFDAAIPALKGGDLVAVYPEGTRSPDGKLYRGRTGVARLAVAAGVPIIPVGMLGTEVVQPIGRLAPKLMRGVVTVKFGKPIETVGRSDDRTSLRELTDQVMSEIQKLTGQEYVPRYAPKREE; encoded by the coding sequence TTGCCCCTGATCTACTCGATCGGCAAGCTCACGGTCGGCAATGCGCTGATGGTGGGTTGGAAGCCGCGCATCGAGGGCCTCGAGTACATACCGAAGACCGGCGGCGCGATCTTCGCCGGTAACCACCTCTCGGTCGCCGACGAGCTCTTCCTCGGCGCCGCGGTGCCGAGGCACCTGGCGTTCTGGGCCAAGTCGGACTACTTCGTGGGCAAAGGCGTGAAGGGTTTCTTCTCGCGAAAGCTGATGGAGGGTCTGGGCGCGATCCGGGTCGAGCGGGCCGGCGGGCGGGCCGCGCTCACCGCGTTCGACGCGGCGATCCCGGCGCTTAAAGGTGGCGACCTGGTTGCGGTCTATCCGGAGGGCACCCGCTCGCCGGACGGCAAGCTCTATCGCGGGCGCACCGGCGTGGCCCGGCTGGCCGTCGCGGCCGGCGTCCCGATCATCCCGGTCGGCATGCTCGGCACCGAGGTGGTGCAGCCGATCGGCCGGCTCGCCCCCAAGCTGATGCGCGGCGTGGTGACGGTGAAATTCGGCAAGCCGATCGAGACGGTCGGGCGGTCCGACGACCGGACCTCGCTGCGCGAGCTCACCGACCAGGTGATGAGCGAGATCCAGAAACTCACCGGCCAGGAGTACGTGCCCCGGTACGCGCCGAAGCGCGAGGAGTGA
- a CDS encoding alpha/beta fold hydrolase, with the protein MSSTHRNAVTMSGNQSGQPMVFAHGYGCDQNMWRLVTPAFADTHRLVLFDHVGNGKSDLSAYDDAKYSSLDGYATDVLEIVAENDLRDVVFVGHSVSAMIGLLAAVREPERFAGVVMIGPSPRYINDEAAGYVGGFGRADIEQMLVSLDSNFLGWSSAMAPVIMGNPDRPELGEELTNSFCRTDPAIAKKFARVTFLSDNREDLPRMRVPSLVLQCSDDVIAPTVVGEYVHKHTPQSTFIALNATGHCPNLSAPEETVDAIKTWL; encoded by the coding sequence ATGAGCAGCACGCACAGAAACGCCGTCACGATGTCCGGCAACCAATCGGGGCAGCCGATGGTGTTCGCCCACGGTTACGGGTGCGATCAGAACATGTGGCGGCTGGTCACTCCGGCCTTCGCCGACACCCACCGGCTCGTGCTCTTCGACCACGTGGGCAACGGGAAGTCGGACCTGTCGGCGTACGACGACGCCAAGTACTCCAGCCTGGACGGCTACGCCACCGACGTCCTGGAGATCGTCGCCGAGAACGACCTCCGCGACGTCGTGTTCGTCGGGCACTCGGTCAGCGCGATGATCGGCCTGCTGGCCGCGGTCCGCGAGCCGGAGCGGTTCGCCGGCGTGGTGATGATCGGCCCGTCGCCGCGCTACATCAACGACGAGGCGGCCGGTTACGTCGGCGGTTTCGGCCGGGCCGACATCGAGCAGATGCTGGTCTCGCTGGACAGCAACTTCCTGGGCTGGTCCAGCGCGATGGCCCCGGTGATCATGGGCAATCCGGACCGTCCCGAGCTGGGCGAGGAACTGACCAACTCGTTCTGCCGGACCGACCCGGCGATCGCCAAGAAGTTCGCCCGGGTCACCTTCCTCTCCGACAACCGGGAGGATCTGCCGCGCATGCGGGTGCCCTCGCTGGTGCTCCAGTGCTCGGACGACGTGATCGCGCCCACCGTGGTCGGTGAGTACGTCCACAAGCACACTCCGCAGAGCACCTTCATCGCACTGAACGCGACGGGACACTGTCCGAACCTGAGCGCTCCGGAAGAGACGGTTGACGCCATCAAGACCTGGTTGTAG
- a CDS encoding SpoIIE family protein phosphatase, which translates to MSESGGPDVTQELRLPWDDDPEELYEHAPCGYLTTLPDGTVVRVNQTFLTWTGYERSDLIGHRRFRDLLTPGCQIYHETHYAPLLTMQSEVHEIALDVLCADGSLVPVLVNSVLERGDGGAPRVIRTMVFNATERRSYENELLYARNAAEAAETRIRVLQQIVADLAAAPTEAEVAEAVVRAPEPAFEATSSSIYLVDQERDLLVAVASTDPMTGNWDDMPRSSTRAVAEVARRGDLHVVRSLAEAAEHFPDLAETMARSGRRTVVLLPLTTGPAEDQAGVTVLGVLAFSFAEERELTGGELRVIRLLGQQAGQALDRARLYDDARRREERAAFLADTTRALDEEHRLLQRSRRLIEQVVPDIADWAAVRLHVGPAGLREDAGGPAPDQDLLAARIAEATHAAAPVFAADGDRLDCTVLPLTARGRVLGTLSLRMAPDRRGAEAERAFLTDLADRAGLALENARLYEQERAIAQSLQRSLLAADVPSGDPRFAVETHYQAGGQDLEVGGDWFDAFLITPNKLAVVVGDVVGRGLEAASTMGQLRSAIRALASRETGPARLLEGLDRFCQRVESARMATVAYAEVDLDECTLVYACAGHLPPLLHQPAGAAEFLLQARSGPIGSRAADLRRTEHRMRLAPGSRLLLYTDGLVERRDRPIDRGFEVLNRAFSRVRGAPLKGLTAGLADTMVGREHIDDVCLLCLTLGTEERLERSLGADPLQIALLRSDLRSWMIGQGVDEDCLSAVLLGCSEAVANAIEHGYRDDPFGVVDVSATITDDAVEVRVSDRGSWRGPGHSRGRGLKLIEESMDEVLFDRVDGTTVTMRRHRGDDQ; encoded by the coding sequence GTGAGTGAATCTGGTGGGCCGGACGTGACACAGGAGTTGCGACTGCCCTGGGACGACGATCCCGAGGAGCTGTACGAACATGCGCCCTGCGGCTATCTGACGACGCTCCCGGACGGCACCGTCGTCCGGGTCAACCAGACGTTCCTGACCTGGACCGGATATGAACGCTCCGATCTGATCGGTCACCGGCGGTTCCGTGACCTGCTCACTCCGGGTTGCCAGATCTACCACGAGACCCACTACGCACCGTTGCTGACCATGCAGAGCGAGGTGCACGAGATCGCCCTCGACGTGCTCTGCGCGGACGGCTCGCTGGTCCCGGTGCTGGTCAACTCGGTGCTCGAGCGGGGGGACGGCGGGGCGCCGCGGGTGATCCGGACCATGGTCTTCAACGCGACCGAGCGGCGCAGCTACGAGAACGAGCTGCTGTACGCCCGCAACGCCGCCGAGGCCGCGGAGACCCGGATCCGGGTCCTGCAGCAGATAGTGGCCGACCTGGCCGCCGCGCCCACCGAGGCGGAGGTGGCCGAGGCCGTGGTCCGGGCGCCGGAGCCGGCCTTCGAGGCCACCAGCAGCAGCATCTACCTGGTCGACCAGGAGCGGGACCTGCTGGTGGCGGTGGCCTCCACCGATCCGATGACCGGCAACTGGGACGACATGCCGCGCTCGTCCACCCGCGCGGTGGCCGAGGTGGCCCGTCGCGGCGACCTGCACGTGGTGCGCAGCCTGGCCGAGGCGGCCGAGCACTTCCCGGACCTGGCCGAGACGATGGCCCGGTCCGGCCGGCGCACCGTGGTGCTGTTGCCGCTGACCACCGGGCCGGCCGAGGATCAGGCCGGGGTGACCGTGCTCGGCGTGCTGGCGTTCAGCTTCGCCGAGGAGCGCGAGCTGACCGGCGGCGAGCTGCGGGTGATCCGGCTGCTCGGCCAGCAGGCCGGGCAGGCCCTGGACCGGGCCCGGCTCTACGACGACGCCCGCCGCCGCGAGGAGCGGGCGGCGTTCCTGGCCGACACCACCCGGGCGCTGGACGAGGAGCACCGGCTGCTCCAGCGCAGCCGCCGGCTGATCGAGCAGGTGGTCCCGGACATCGCGGACTGGGCCGCGGTGCGGCTGCACGTCGGCCCGGCCGGTCTGCGGGAGGACGCCGGTGGCCCGGCGCCGGACCAGGACCTGCTGGCCGCGCGGATCGCCGAGGCGACCCACGCCGCGGCGCCGGTCTTCGCGGCCGACGGCGACCGGCTGGACTGCACGGTGCTGCCGCTCACCGCGCGCGGCCGGGTGCTCGGCACCCTGTCGCTGCGGATGGCGCCCGACCGGCGCGGCGCCGAGGCGGAGCGGGCGTTCCTCACCGACCTGGCCGACCGGGCCGGGCTGGCTCTCGAGAACGCCCGGCTCTACGAGCAGGAACGCGCGATCGCCCAGTCGTTGCAGCGCAGCCTGCTCGCCGCCGACGTGCCCTCCGGCGACCCGCGGTTCGCGGTGGAGACCCACTATCAGGCCGGTGGGCAGGATCTCGAGGTCGGCGGCGACTGGTTCGACGCCTTCCTGATCACGCCGAACAAGCTGGCCGTGGTGGTCGGCGACGTGGTCGGCCGGGGCCTCGAGGCGGCCAGCACGATGGGCCAGCTGCGCAGCGCGATCCGGGCCCTGGCGTCGCGGGAGACCGGCCCGGCCCGGCTGCTGGAGGGGCTGGACCGGTTCTGCCAGCGGGTCGAGTCGGCGCGGATGGCCACCGTGGCGTACGCCGAGGTCGACCTGGACGAGTGCACGCTGGTCTACGCCTGTGCCGGGCACCTGCCGCCGCTGCTGCACCAGCCGGCCGGCGCCGCCGAGTTCCTGCTCCAGGCCCGCTCCGGCCCGATCGGCTCGCGCGCCGCCGACCTGCGCCGCACCGAGCACCGGATGCGGCTGGCCCCGGGCAGCCGCCTGCTGCTTTACACCGACGGCCTGGTGGAGCGCCGGGACCGGCCGATCGACCGCGGCTTCGAGGTGCTCAACCGGGCGTTCAGCCGGGTGCGCGGCGCCCCGCTGAAAGGCCTCACCGCCGGGCTCGCCGACACCATGGTGGGCCGCGAGCACATCGACGACGTCTGCCTGCTCTGCCTCACCCTGGGCACCGAGGAGCGGCTGGAGCGCTCGCTCGGCGCCGACCCGCTCCAGATCGCCCTGCTCCGCTCCGACCTGCGGTCCTGGATGATCGGGCAGGGCGTGGACGAGGACTGCCTGAGCGCGGTGCTGCTGGGCTGTTCCGAGGCGGTGGCGAACGCCATCGAGCACGGGTACCGGGACGACCCGTTCGGCGTGGTCGACGTGTCCGCCACGATCACCGACGACGCGGTGGAGGTCCGGGTCTCCGACCGGGGCAGCTGGCGCGGACCGGGGCACTCCCGCGGGCGCGGCCTGAAACTGATCGAGGAATCGATGGACGAGGTGCTGTTCGACCGGGTTGACGGGACGACGGTGACCATGCGCCGGCACCGGGGAGATGACCAGTGA
- a CDS encoding STAS domain-containing protein: MTDEWVTFSKIGRAEAVHLKGEIDLANAHDIGRAIVARTTLADAVLIDLTAVSFLDSAGVRLLDLIVGELDERGKPIRLVVGERGAARMTLQLCAFRTDLFAVDLDHAAEDLGR; the protein is encoded by the coding sequence ATGACCGACGAGTGGGTGACATTCTCCAAGATCGGAAGAGCCGAGGCGGTCCACCTGAAGGGTGAGATCGACCTGGCGAACGCCCATGACATCGGCCGGGCGATCGTGGCCCGGACCACGCTGGCCGACGCCGTGCTGATCGACCTGACCGCGGTCTCGTTCCTGGACAGCGCCGGGGTACGCCTGCTCGACCTGATCGTCGGCGAGCTGGACGAGCGGGGCAAGCCGATTCGGCTGGTGGTCGGCGAGCGGGGCGCGGCCCGGATGACCTTGCAGCTCTGCGCGTTCCGGACAGATCTCTTCGCCGTCGATCTGGACCATGCCGCTGAGGATTTGGGCCGTTAG
- a CDS encoding TIGR03960 family B12-binding radical SAM protein gives MSVSSVFPQLEQLLPRVSKPIQYVGGELGAVVKEWDATTVRWALMYPDAYEVGLPNQGVQILYEVLNEQPDVLAERTYSVWPDLEALMKENGVPQFTVDAHRPVRAFDVLGLSFATELGYTNMLSALDLAGIPLESKDRTVEDPIVLAGGHASFNPEPIADFIDAAVLGDGEEAVLEITGIIREWKAEGCPGGRDEILLRLARTESIYVPRFYDVDYLPDGRIQRVVPNRPDVPFRVAKRTTMDLDAWPYPKKPLVPLAETVHERYAVEIFRGCTRGCRFCQAGMITRPVRERSITTVGQMVKEGLEFSGYSEVGLLSLSSADHSEIGDMCSGLAEQYKDTNVSLSLPSTRVDAFNIDLAQELSRNGRRTGLTFAPEGGSERIRKVINKMVTKEDLIRTVVTAYSNGWRQVKLYFMCGLPSETDEDVLEIAEMAHEVIRAGREAAGTKDIRCTVSIGGFVPKPHTPFQWAKMDTPEVIDGRLKMLKQAINSDRSLGRAIGFRYHDGEPSLIEGLLSRGDRRVGQVIRAVWEKGGRFDGWSEHFSYARWVEAAAEALEPFGVDLDWYTTREREEAEVLPWDHLDSGLDKDWLWQDWQDSMSEFEQDDCRWTPCFDCGVCPSMDTEIQIGPTGKKLLPLTPVNGLRVPV, from the coding sequence ATGAGCGTGAGTTCCGTCTTCCCGCAGCTCGAGCAGCTGCTGCCCCGGGTCAGCAAACCGATCCAGTACGTGGGCGGCGAGCTCGGCGCCGTTGTCAAGGAGTGGGACGCCACCACCGTCCGGTGGGCGCTGATGTACCCCGACGCCTACGAGGTCGGCCTGCCCAATCAGGGCGTGCAGATCCTCTACGAGGTGCTCAACGAGCAGCCGGACGTGCTGGCCGAGCGGACCTACTCGGTCTGGCCCGATCTCGAGGCGCTGATGAAGGAGAACGGGGTTCCCCAGTTCACCGTCGACGCGCATCGCCCGGTCCGGGCGTTCGACGTCCTCGGCCTGTCGTTCGCCACCGAGCTCGGCTACACGAACATGCTGAGCGCGCTCGACCTGGCCGGGATCCCGCTGGAGAGCAAGGACCGCACGGTCGAGGACCCGATCGTGCTGGCCGGCGGGCATGCCAGCTTCAACCCGGAGCCGATCGCCGACTTCATCGACGCCGCCGTGCTCGGCGACGGCGAGGAGGCGGTCCTGGAGATCACCGGGATCATCCGGGAGTGGAAGGCCGAGGGCTGCCCCGGCGGGCGGGACGAGATCCTGCTGCGCCTGGCGCGGACCGAGAGCATCTACGTGCCCCGGTTCTACGACGTCGACTACCTGCCCGACGGCCGCATCCAGCGGGTCGTGCCGAACCGTCCGGACGTCCCGTTCCGGGTGGCCAAGCGGACGACCATGGACCTCGACGCCTGGCCGTACCCGAAGAAGCCGCTGGTCCCGCTCGCCGAGACGGTGCACGAGCGGTATGCCGTGGAGATCTTCCGCGGCTGCACCCGGGGCTGCCGGTTCTGCCAGGCCGGCATGATCACCCGCCCGGTGCGGGAGCGGTCGATCACCACGGTCGGCCAGATGGTCAAGGAGGGCCTGGAGTTCTCCGGCTACAGCGAGGTCGGCCTGCTCTCGCTCTCCAGCGCCGACCACTCGGAGATCGGTGACATGTGCTCCGGCCTGGCCGAGCAGTACAAGGACACCAACGTCTCGCTGTCGCTGCCGTCCACCCGGGTCGACGCGTTCAACATCGACCTGGCCCAGGAGCTGTCCCGCAACGGGCGGCGCACCGGCCTCACCTTCGCGCCGGAGGGCGGCTCGGAGCGGATCCGCAAGGTCATCAACAAGATGGTGACCAAGGAGGACCTGATCCGGACCGTCGTCACGGCGTACTCGAACGGCTGGCGGCAGGTGAAGCTGTACTTCATGTGCGGCCTGCCCAGCGAGACCGACGAGGACGTGCTGGAGATCGCCGAGATGGCGCACGAGGTGATCCGGGCCGGCCGCGAGGCCGCCGGCACCAAGGACATCCGGTGCACGGTGTCGATCGGCGGTTTCGTGCCGAAACCGCACACCCCGTTCCAGTGGGCGAAAATGGACACGCCCGAGGTCATCGACGGCCGCCTGAAGATGCTCAAGCAGGCGATCAACAGTGACCGTTCGCTGGGCCGGGCGATCGGTTTCCGATACCACGACGGCGAGCCGTCGCTGATCGAGGGCCTGCTGTCCCGCGGCGACCGCCGGGTCGGCCAGGTCATCCGCGCGGTCTGGGAGAAGGGCGGCCGGTTCGACGGCTGGTCCGAGCACTTCTCCTACGCCCGGTGGGTCGAGGCCGCGGCCGAGGCCCTGGAGCCGTTCGGCGTCGACCTCGACTGGTACACCACCCGCGAGCGCGAGGAGGCCGAGGTCCTGCCCTGGGATCACCTCGACTCCGGCCTCGACAAGGACTGGCTCTGGCAGGACTGGCAGGACTCGATGTCCGAGTTCGAGCAGGACGACTGCCGCTGGACCCCGTGCTTCGACTGCGGCGTCTGCCCGTCGATGGACACCGAGATCCAGATCGGTCCGACCGGTAAGAAGCTTCTTCCCCTGACCCCGGTGAACGGACTGCGGGTCCCCGTTTAG
- a CDS encoding TIGR03936 family radical SAM-associated protein, whose product MRFTSHRDFARAFERALRRAGVPIAFSQGFTPHPKISYASAAPTGVGSEAEYLEIGLQAVVDPEQLRVALDAALSPGLDVLEAVGAGEGSLADRIDASRWRLELFEVDPDAARDAVAAFLAADEVLVERMTKQGRRSFDARAAVNRCMVVSEPDLPSGAGGVPCAIIDLVVRQVTPAVRPDDVLSGLRVVAGLEPPVPPRVTRLAQGTLTAQGEIVDPLEADRQAVGIGER is encoded by the coding sequence CTGCGCTTCACCTCGCACCGGGACTTCGCGCGCGCCTTCGAGCGCGCGCTGCGCCGCGCCGGTGTCCCGATCGCCTTCTCCCAAGGTTTCACCCCACACCCCAAGATTTCGTACGCCAGTGCCGCGCCCACCGGCGTCGGCAGCGAGGCGGAGTACCTGGAGATCGGCCTGCAAGCCGTGGTCGATCCCGAGCAGCTGCGGGTCGCCCTGGACGCGGCCCTCTCCCCGGGCCTCGACGTGCTGGAGGCCGTCGGGGCCGGCGAGGGCAGCCTGGCCGACCGGATCGACGCCTCCCGGTGGCGCCTGGAGCTGTTCGAGGTCGATCCGGACGCCGCGCGCGACGCGGTGGCCGCCTTCCTGGCCGCCGACGAGGTGCTGGTCGAACGCATGACGAAGCAGGGCCGCCGGTCGTTCGACGCGCGCGCGGCGGTGAACAGGTGCATGGTGGTAAGCGAGCCGGACCTACCTTCCGGGGCCGGTGGAGTACCGTGTGCGATAATCGACCTTGTCGTACGGCAGGTAACGCCCGCTGTGCGGCCCGATGACGTCCTTTCCGGCCTGCGCGTGGTGGCCGGCCTGGAGCCGCCGGTTCCCCCTCGGGTAACCCGGCTGGCCCAGGGCACACTCACCGCGCAGGGGGAGATCGTCGATCCGTTGGAGGCGGATCGACAGGCCGTCGGCATCGGCGAGCGCTGA
- a CDS encoding Rne/Rng family ribonuclease translates to MLDNEPPANLGEQGGERDGAVNPPADAATATTPVRRTRTTRRKAAEPAADPAPAADAEAPAEAPAPVKKATRSRRKAAAPEAPAEPPAAEITEAPAEAPAPAPVKKATRSRRKAAAPAEPVAPVAEVPVEPVAAAEPVAPAGPVAPAEPVAPAEEEPAEEEKPADVPVVGILPLDDDFVEEQPAKPTRARRAALPPAVLFMPPEATEATPAPASRRRRPVTDPLAPAAEAAPAEAVPAGDAPAEAVTETAVAESAEEPAEGTRRSRRRRRGAAEEPAAEPVAAAVEQPVLDDDVDEADESADDVEDGVEDESDDDETGGRRRRRRGRRGRGRGKGPSDEAEDADAESDETEDAEAVQDEDGEDEESEDGEGGVTRRRRRRRRKGSSGDGETGGIEDGVHTVVRVREPRRTDEVQGVSGSTRLEAKRQRRRDGREQRRTRPPILSESEFLARREAVDRVMVVRQKADRTQIAVLEDGILVEHYVARATSGTMVGNVYLGKVQNVLPSMEAAFVDVGRGRNAVLYAGEVNWDATGLEGRARSIEQALRSGDSVLVQVTKDPIGHKGARLTSHIALSGRHLVYVPNGNASGISRKLPDNERKRLRDILKKLVPDGAGVIVRTAAEGASEDELARDVKRLQAQWEDIQAKAAEGNAPRALSEEPDLVIRVVRDLFNEDFRELVVQGEQAYAEVESYLHSVSPDLVERLHRHTGVADVFAEHRIDEQILKGLDRKVFLPSGGHLVIDRTEAMTVVDVNTGKYTGAGGNLEETVTRNNLEAAEEIVRQLRLRDLGGIVVIDFIDMVLESNRELVLRRLTECLGRDRTKHQVTEITSLGLVQMTRKRIGAGLLEAFSETCDHCKGRGVVIHPEPVPEKRSNGGNGGGGGAGTQVKAVAAAARTEAPAQPAATTGRSRRRRGGEPAAVEPVESPVIEPVAVIEPEAEETGPAAEVAEVPPAPEAPAAPVAGSGVIRSGVIRPVQPALTTSDDDDYDMSGYDLSRYESVDEADVEPMRLVGADDPDAAEEDEDDDESVAAGTGRRRSRRSSTRRRTRP, encoded by the coding sequence ATGCTCGATAACGAGCCCCCAGCCAACCTGGGAGAACAGGGCGGCGAACGGGACGGGGCGGTTAACCCGCCCGCCGATGCCGCCACCGCTACCACCCCGGTCCGCCGGACGCGGACCACACGCCGGAAAGCGGCCGAGCCCGCCGCCGACCCGGCGCCGGCCGCGGACGCCGAGGCCCCGGCCGAGGCTCCCGCCCCGGTGAAGAAGGCCACCCGGAGTCGTCGCAAGGCGGCCGCTCCGGAGGCGCCTGCCGAGCCGCCGGCCGCCGAGATCACCGAGGCCCCGGCCGAGGCTCCCGCACCGGCTCCGGTGAAGAAGGCCACCCGGAGCCGCCGCAAGGCCGCTGCCCCGGCCGAGCCGGTCGCTCCGGTGGCCGAGGTGCCGGTCGAGCCGGTCGCCGCGGCTGAGCCGGTCGCTCCGGCCGGGCCGGTCGCTCCGGCCGAGCCCGTCGCTCCGGCCGAGGAGGAGCCGGCCGAGGAGGAGAAGCCCGCCGACGTTCCGGTGGTCGGCATCCTCCCGCTGGACGACGACTTCGTCGAGGAGCAGCCCGCCAAGCCGACCAGGGCGCGCCGCGCCGCGCTGCCCCCGGCCGTGCTGTTCATGCCGCCCGAGGCCACCGAGGCCACGCCCGCTCCGGCGAGCCGGCGCCGCCGCCCGGTCACCGACCCGCTCGCGCCGGCCGCCGAGGCCGCGCCCGCCGAGGCGGTCCCGGCCGGCGACGCGCCGGCCGAGGCCGTCACCGAGACCGCCGTGGCGGAGAGCGCCGAGGAGCCCGCCGAGGGCACCCGGCGCAGCCGCCGCCGGCGCCGGGGCGCCGCCGAGGAGCCGGCCGCCGAGCCGGTCGCCGCCGCGGTCGAGCAGCCGGTGCTGGACGACGACGTGGACGAGGCCGACGAATCCGCCGACGACGTCGAGGACGGCGTCGAGGACGAGTCGGACGACGACGAGACCGGTGGCCGCCGGCGCCGCCGCCGTGGCCGCCGTGGCCGGGGCCGGGGCAAGGGCCCGTCGGACGAGGCCGAGGACGCCGACGCGGAGTCGGACGAGACCGAGGACGCCGAGGCGGTCCAGGACGAGGACGGCGAGGACGAGGAGTCCGAGGACGGCGAGGGTGGCGTCACCCGCCGCCGCCGGCGTCGCCGCCGCAAGGGTTCCAGCGGGGACGGCGAGACCGGCGGCATCGAGGACGGCGTGCACACCGTCGTCCGGGTCCGCGAGCCGCGCCGCACCGACGAGGTGCAGGGCGTCTCCGGCTCGACCCGGCTGGAGGCCAAGCGCCAGCGCCGCCGGGACGGCCGCGAGCAGCGCCGGACCCGCCCGCCGATCCTGAGCGAGTCGGAGTTCCTGGCCCGCCGCGAGGCGGTGGACCGCGTCATGGTCGTCCGGCAGAAGGCCGACCGGACCCAGATCGCCGTGCTCGAGGACGGCATCCTGGTCGAGCACTACGTGGCCCGGGCCACCTCCGGCACCATGGTCGGCAACGTGTACCTGGGCAAGGTGCAGAACGTGCTGCCCAGCATGGAGGCCGCCTTCGTCGACGTCGGCCGGGGCCGCAACGCGGTGCTGTACGCCGGCGAGGTGAACTGGGACGCCACCGGGCTGGAGGGCCGGGCCCGCTCGATCGAGCAGGCGCTGCGCTCCGGCGACTCGGTGCTGGTCCAGGTCACCAAGGACCCGATCGGGCACAAGGGCGCGCGGCTGACCAGCCACATCGCGCTCTCCGGCCGGCACCTGGTCTACGTGCCGAACGGCAACGCCTCGGGGATCAGCCGCAAGCTGCCGGACAACGAGCGCAAGCGCCTCCGGGACATCCTGAAGAAGCTGGTGCCGGACGGCGCCGGCGTGATCGTCCGGACCGCCGCCGAGGGCGCCAGCGAGGACGAACTGGCCCGCGACGTGAAGCGGCTGCAGGCGCAGTGGGAGGACATCCAGGCGAAGGCCGCCGAGGGCAACGCCCCGCGCGCCCTCTCCGAGGAGCCCGACCTGGTGATCCGGGTGGTCCGGGACCTCTTCAACGAGGACTTCCGGGAGCTGGTCGTGCAGGGCGAGCAGGCGTACGCCGAGGTGGAGAGCTACCTCCACTCGGTCTCGCCGGACCTGGTCGAGCGGCTGCACCGGCACACCGGGGTGGCCGACGTCTTCGCCGAGCACCGGATCGACGAGCAGATCCTCAAGGGCCTGGACCGCAAGGTCTTCCTCCCGTCCGGCGGTCACCTGGTGATCGACCGGACCGAGGCGATGACCGTGGTCGACGTCAACACCGGCAAGTACACCGGTGCGGGCGGCAACCTGGAGGAGACGGTCACCCGCAACAACCTGGAGGCGGCCGAGGAGATCGTGCGTCAGCTGCGGCTGCGCGACCTCGGTGGCATCGTGGTGATCGACTTCATCGACATGGTGCTGGAGAGCAACCGGGAGCTGGTGCTCCGCCGGCTGACCGAGTGCCTGGGCCGGGACCGGACCAAGCACCAGGTCACCGAGATCACCTCGCTCGGCCTGGTGCAGATGACCCGCAAGCGGATCGGCGCGGGCCTGCTCGAGGCGTTCAGCGAGACCTGCGACCACTGCAAGGGCCGGGGCGTGGTGATCCACCCCGAGCCGGTGCCGGAGAAGCGGTCGAACGGCGGCAACGGCGGCGGCGGCGGCGCGGGCACCCAGGTGAAGGCGGTGGCGGCGGCCGCGCGTACCGAGGCTCCGGCGCAGCCGGCGGCCACCACCGGGCGGTCGCGGCGGCGCCGGGGTGGCGAGCCCGCGGCGGTCGAGCCGGTCGAGTCGCCGGTGATCGAGCCGGTGGCCGTGATCGAGCCCGAGGCCGAGGAGACCGGTCCGGCGGCGGAGGTGGCCGAGGTGCCACCGGCGCCGGAGGCTCCGGCGGCCCCGGTCGCCGGCTCCGGCGTGATCCGGTCCGGGGTGATCCGGCCGGTGCAGCCGGCGCTGACCACCTCGGACGACGACGACTACGACATGAGCGGCTACGACCTGTCCCGGTACGAGTCCGTGGACGAGGCCGACGTGGAGCCGATGCGGCTGGTCGGCGCGGACGACCCGGACGCCGCCGAGGAGGACGAGGACGACGACGAGTCGGTCGCCGCCGGTACCGGTCGCCGCCGGTCCCGCCGGAGCAGCACCCGCCGCCGCACCCGTCCCTAG
- the rplU gene encoding 50S ribosomal protein L21 produces the protein MYAIVKTGGKQYKVAEGDVIEVEKLVGEPGDALTLAAVLLVDGDNLVTDAAKLANVTVSGEIAEHTKGPKIRIHKFKNKTGYHKRQGHRQPLTRVKVTGIKSGK, from the coding sequence ATGTACGCGATCGTCAAGACCGGCGGCAAGCAGTACAAGGTTGCCGAGGGCGACGTGATCGAGGTCGAGAAGCTCGTGGGCGAGCCCGGCGACGCTCTGACGCTCGCCGCGGTCCTCCTCGTCGACGGTGACAACCTGGTGACCGACGCGGCCAAGCTTGCCAACGTTACGGTGTCCGGCGAGATCGCCGAGCACACCAAGGGTCCGAAGATCCGGATCCACAAGTTCAAGAACAAGACCGGCTACCACAAACGCCAGGGTCACCGCCAGCCGCTGACCCGCGTCAAGGTGACCGGCATCAAGAGCGGGAAGTAG
- the rpmA gene encoding 50S ribosomal protein L27 has protein sequence MAHKKGASSSRNGRDSAAQRLGVKRFGGQLVKAGEILIRQRGTKFHPGDLVGRGADDTLFALSAGNVLFGTARGRKTVSIVPVAE, from the coding sequence ATGGCTCACAAAAAGGGTGCATCCAGCTCGCGTAACGGCCGTGACTCCGCCGCTCAGCGCCTCGGCGTCAAGCGTTTCGGTGGCCAGCTCGTCAAGGCCGGCGAGATCCTGATCCGTCAGCGTGGCACCAAGTTCCACCCGGGCGACCTGGTCGGCCGGGGCGCGGACGACACGCTGTTCGCGCTCTCCGCGGGCAACGTGCTGTTCGGCACGGCTCGTGGCCGCAAGACCGTCAGCATCGTGCCGGTCGCGGAGTAA